A single genomic interval of Nocardioides palaemonis harbors:
- a CDS encoding sensor histidine kinase yields the protein MVGATTAAAGLLVLVGVASSGGHAFNTLPTETALPPLTDGLLSGAFVAGAVGAALVTWRRHGGPLAGWIVGTGALVAAQALAVTLLALQLPPPRHPMSFTLLLGAALLGMACVVAPLLRLRRVDHVVDDSFVIGLGMGITAAGFLVLQFPMSQTPRPAMLTLAGVLVATHVATAVLVLRQRGLTPTARALVVATVAVVSSGLAVRWSGLSGTEWELLATLSRAAVGAAWFGYTWTCLQRNAEEDDRRFEAMNSVLVSTTRDQRERMHELRSTMAGLVSGSALLDNADVPAEARERLWRSVRAELDRMERLLAGQQQPTTDIDGDALDRILELQRLKGRRVELQSDGGVVHGRYDALAEVVNILVDNAVTHGGSDTSVVEMVTRDDETVDIRVTDFGRGIAEDQRARIFEWGERASEAPGEGIGLHLAKRLMTEDGGSLELDVATEGTGSSFVISLPAARRSTENDLTVGGSHGWHVAR from the coding sequence GTGGTCGGGGCGACCACGGCCGCAGCCGGGCTCCTGGTGCTGGTCGGCGTCGCATCGAGCGGCGGGCACGCGTTCAACACGCTGCCGACAGAGACGGCGTTGCCGCCGTTGACCGACGGTCTGCTCAGCGGCGCGTTCGTCGCCGGGGCCGTCGGCGCGGCGCTCGTCACCTGGCGACGTCACGGCGGGCCGCTGGCCGGCTGGATCGTGGGCACCGGTGCCCTCGTCGCCGCCCAGGCGCTGGCCGTGACGCTGCTCGCGCTCCAGCTGCCGCCGCCGCGGCACCCGATGTCGTTCACGCTGCTGCTCGGTGCCGCGCTGCTCGGCATGGCCTGCGTGGTGGCGCCGCTGCTCCGCCTGCGGCGCGTCGACCACGTGGTCGACGACAGCTTCGTCATCGGGCTCGGCATGGGCATCACCGCGGCCGGGTTCCTGGTGCTGCAGTTCCCGATGTCGCAGACGCCGCGGCCGGCGATGCTCACCCTGGCCGGGGTGCTGGTGGCCACGCACGTGGCGACCGCGGTCCTGGTGCTGCGCCAGCGGGGGCTGACCCCGACGGCCCGTGCCCTGGTCGTGGCGACCGTGGCCGTCGTGTCGTCCGGGCTCGCGGTCCGCTGGTCCGGGCTCTCCGGCACCGAGTGGGAGCTGCTGGCCACGCTGTCGCGGGCAGCCGTCGGCGCCGCCTGGTTCGGCTACACCTGGACCTGCCTGCAGCGCAACGCCGAGGAGGACGACCGCCGCTTCGAGGCGATGAACTCGGTCCTCGTGTCGACCACGCGCGACCAGCGCGAGCGGATGCACGAGCTGCGCAGCACCATGGCCGGGCTGGTGAGCGGCTCGGCCCTGCTGGACAACGCCGACGTGCCGGCCGAGGCGCGTGAGCGCCTGTGGCGCTCGGTGCGCGCCGAGCTCGACCGGATGGAGCGACTGCTCGCCGGGCAGCAGCAGCCCACCACCGACATCGATGGAGACGCGCTCGACCGGATCCTCGAGCTCCAGCGGCTCAAGGGCCGACGCGTCGAGCTGCAGTCGGACGGCGGCGTCGTCCACGGCCGCTACGACGCCCTGGCCGAGGTCGTCAACATCCTCGTCGACAACGCGGTCACCCACGGCGGGTCCGACACCAGCGTGGTCGAGATGGTCACCCGTGACGACGAGACGGTCGACATCCGGGTCACCGACTTCGGCCGGGGCATCGCCGAGGACCAGCGCGCCCGCATCTTCGAGTGGGGCGAGCGGGCCAGTGAGGCGCCCGGCGAGGGCATCGGGCTCCACCTGGCCAAACGCCTGATGACCGAGGACGGCGGCTCCCTGGAGCTCGACGTGGCGACGGAGGGGACGGGCTCGTCGTTCGTCATCTCGCTGCCGGCCGCGCGCCGCTCGACCGAGAACGACCTGACGGTGGGAGGCAGCCATGGCTGGCACGTCGCGCGCTGA
- a CDS encoding helix-turn-helix transcriptional regulator, producing MSTRAAQEGVTDPAPTPVAWVVSPHDLVAQAVAEALRTTGAPAEFHAWDQLLEPHEGEAGDPPGAGPTDHVMVILDGVDRPRAVEEVSRFVARGRARVAVVTSAPNALVWGGLLQGSSVDVVTVTTSVEQLGDMVRRFVAGDPLMDPERRKALRADWLDALDKRHHLLTQMRGLSRQQLRVLELLASGRRVPEVAEVMGIADGTVRSHVKTLRSKLGARTQLEAVAMLRQVHEVGDVGETGDLVPRPRVARTGPFGHLATPIGSRA from the coding sequence ATGTCGACGCGCGCAGCGCAGGAGGGCGTGACCGACCCCGCACCCACGCCCGTCGCGTGGGTGGTGTCACCGCACGACCTGGTGGCCCAGGCAGTGGCCGAGGCGCTGCGCACGACCGGTGCGCCCGCGGAGTTCCACGCGTGGGACCAGCTGCTCGAGCCGCACGAGGGCGAGGCCGGCGACCCGCCCGGGGCCGGTCCGACGGACCACGTGATGGTGATCCTCGACGGTGTCGACCGCCCACGCGCGGTCGAGGAGGTGAGCCGCTTCGTGGCGCGCGGACGGGCCCGGGTGGCCGTGGTCACGTCGGCTCCGAACGCCCTGGTCTGGGGTGGCCTGCTGCAGGGGAGCTCGGTCGACGTCGTCACCGTGACGACCTCCGTGGAGCAGCTCGGCGACATGGTGCGCCGCTTCGTCGCGGGCGATCCCTTGATGGACCCAGAACGTCGCAAGGCCTTGCGGGCCGACTGGTTGGACGCTCTTGACAAGAGGCACCACCTCCTGACCCAGATGCGGGGCCTGTCACGCCAGCAGCTGCGCGTCCTCGAGCTGCTCGCCTCCGGGCGCCGGGTCCCCGAGGTCGCCGAGGTGATGGGCATCGCCGACGGCACCGTGCGCAGCCACGTCAAGACGTTGCGCAGCAAGCTCGGCGCCCGCACGCAGCTCGAGGCGGTGGCGATGCTGCGCCAGGTGCACGAGGTCGGCGACGTCGGGGAGACCGGCGACCTCGTCCCGCGGCCGCGGGTGGCGCGGACGGGTCCGTTCGGCCACCTCGCGACGCCGATAGGATCGCGTGCATGA
- a CDS encoding 3'(2'),5'-bisphosphate nucleotidase CysQ: MIDPSTLDDHAFAVWAAERAGTVLLDVRSRAEADGLEGKALKDAGDAAAQAELDRVLTAHRPDDAVLSEEAADDKSRLTASRVWIIDPLDGTREFSEPPRDDWAVHVALWQDGDLVAGAVAQPALGETFSTGRPSVVPPRTSDRPRIAVSRSRPPAFVEALAAELDAELVPMGSAGVKVMSVVRDVADAYVHAGGQYQWDNAAPVVVARAAGLHCSRVDGSDLVYNEDDTSLPDLIVCRPELAEAIVDFVRRHGTD, translated from the coding sequence ATGATCGATCCCTCCACGCTGGACGACCACGCCTTCGCCGTCTGGGCGGCCGAGCGAGCAGGCACCGTGCTGCTCGACGTCCGCTCCCGGGCGGAGGCCGATGGCCTGGAGGGCAAGGCCCTCAAGGACGCCGGTGACGCCGCCGCGCAGGCCGAGCTCGACCGGGTCCTCACCGCGCACCGTCCCGATGACGCCGTGCTGTCGGAGGAGGCGGCCGACGACAAGTCGCGCCTGACCGCGAGCCGGGTGTGGATCATCGACCCGCTGGACGGCACGCGCGAGTTCTCCGAGCCGCCGCGTGACGACTGGGCCGTCCACGTCGCGCTCTGGCAGGATGGCGACCTCGTCGCCGGTGCCGTCGCCCAGCCGGCGCTGGGGGAGACCTTCTCCACCGGACGGCCGAGCGTCGTCCCGCCCCGCACCTCGGACCGGCCGCGGATCGCGGTGTCGCGCAGCCGGCCGCCGGCCTTCGTCGAGGCGCTCGCCGCCGAGCTCGACGCCGAGCTCGTGCCGATGGGCAGCGCCGGCGTGAAGGTGATGAGCGTGGTCCGTGACGTCGCGGACGCCTACGTCCACGCCGGCGGCCAGTACCAGTGGGACAACGCGGCGCCGGTCGTCGTCGCCCGCGCGGCCGGGCTGCACTGCAGCCGCGTCGACGGGTCCGACCTGGTCTACAACGAGGACGACACCTCGCTGCCCGACCTGATCGTGTGCCGCCCCGAGCTCGCCGAGGCGATCGTCGACTTCGTCCGGCGCCACGGCACCGACTGA
- a CDS encoding DMT family transporter, with the protein MSWIVLVLSGVLEAVWATALSRSEGLTRLVPTVTFGVALLLSMAGLGYAMRTLPVGTSYAVWVGIGAVLTIAVAVVTGAETLSVTKALLLVGLVGCIVGLKLVH; encoded by the coding sequence ATGTCGTGGATCGTGCTCGTCCTGTCCGGGGTGCTGGAGGCCGTCTGGGCCACGGCGCTCAGCCGGTCCGAGGGGCTGACCCGGCTCGTCCCGACGGTGACCTTCGGCGTCGCGCTGCTGCTGAGCATGGCCGGGCTCGGCTACGCGATGCGCACCCTGCCGGTCGGCACGTCGTACGCCGTCTGGGTCGGCATCGGCGCTGTGCTCACCATCGCGGTCGCCGTGGTGACCGGCGCCGAGACGCTCTCGGTGACGAAGGCGCTGCTGCTCGTCGGGCTGGTCGGCTGCATCGTCGGGCTCAAGCTCGTGCACTGA
- a CDS encoding VOC family protein, with product MTSFVSHTTVDCRNAYELSEWWKQLLGYVDVDGDPNEPGHEECMILDPETRHHVLFIEVPDAELPAKRIHFDLRPRTGTRDEEVERVRALGATQVDDQRGTYGPGTGWVVFADPEGNQFCILRSQAEVDAGPPPPAG from the coding sequence ATGACCTCCTTCGTCTCCCACACCACCGTCGACTGCCGCAACGCCTACGAGCTCTCGGAGTGGTGGAAGCAGCTCCTCGGCTACGTCGACGTCGACGGCGACCCCAACGAGCCGGGCCACGAGGAGTGCATGATCCTCGACCCCGAGACCCGGCACCACGTGCTGTTCATCGAGGTCCCCGACGCCGAGCTGCCGGCCAAGCGGATCCACTTCGACCTGCGCCCGCGCACCGGCACGCGGGACGAGGAGGTCGAGCGCGTGCGGGCGCTGGGCGCCACCCAGGTCGACGACCAGCGCGGGACCTACGGCCCCGGGACCGGGTGGGTCGTCTTCGCCGACCCCGAGGGCAACCAGTTCTGCATCCTGCGCTCGCAGGCCGAGGTGGACGCGGGCCCGCCGCCGCCCGCGGGGTGA
- the mfd gene encoding transcription-repair coupling factor has translation MPTTPLSDVAQRLASAPALGGALADASLESALDLTGPQAVRPFVVGGLVDRGRTVLAVTATSREAEDLVDELADLVDPDTVAYYPSWETLPHERLSPRSDTVGRRLAVLRRLRHPGTDAANGPLKVVVAPIRSILQPQVPGLADIEPVELAPGDTRALEDVVRGLADAAYSRVDMVERRGEFAVRGGIVDVFPPTEEHPLRVEFWGDDVEEIRAFSVADQRTLETVPRLWAPPCRELLLTEEVRRRAAALGQAHPQLLELTDKMAAGIAVEGMESLAPALVDSMELLVDLLPPDTTVLVLDPERARTRAHDLVATSEEFLGASWAAAAGGGTAPIDLGAASYREIADVRQHAIGLGLAWWSVSPFGIDDEGAPVDGQTAGVPSRLLPTHAADAYRGDLQKAVDDIRTWVTDGLDVVVVHAGHGPANRFVELLGENDIAARVVEEGATAGPGVVTVTCGHLVHGLVDDSAGVAVLTGDDLSGQKASTRDMRKMPARRKRQIDPLELTAGDYVVHEQHGVGRFVEMKQREIGGAVREYLVLEYGPSKRGGPNDMLYVPADTLDQVTRYVGGENPSLDRLGGGDWTKRKNKARKAVREIAAELIKLYAARQATEGHAFGPDTPWQRELEDAFPFTETVDQLTTVDEVKADMRRVVPMDRLVCGDVGYGKTEIAVRAAFKAVQDGKQVAVLVPTTLLVTQHLSTFSERMSGFPVVIKGLSRFQTDKEAKEVIEGLADGSIDIVVGTHRLLNPDIRVKDLGLIIVDEEQRFGVEHKEQMKRMRTSVDVLSMSATPIPRTLEMAVTGIREMSTITTPPEERHPVLTYVGAYEDRQVVAAVRRELLREGQVFYIHNRVQSIEKAAARIKELVPEARVATAHGQMNERQLEQVMVDFWEKRFDVLVCTTLVESGLDVSNANTMIIERSDTLGLSQLHQLRGRVGRSRERAYAYFLYPAEKPLTETAHERLATLAQHSDLGGGMAIAMKDLEIRGAGNLLGGEQSGHIADVGFDLYVRLVGEAVADFKGGTEEELAEVRIELPVDAHLPHDYIPSERLRLEIYKRLAEVRSDADVDEVRAELVDRYGTPPEVVESLLVVARFRARCREVGVKEVTLAGKYVRFAPVDLPESRVVRLQRLHPRSIVKAPISTILVPRPQPSGFPVQPVAGVALLEWARSVIDDIIDVPAPAAPAAASKE, from the coding sequence GTGCCGACCACGCCCCTGTCCGACGTCGCCCAGCGCCTCGCCTCCGCCCCCGCGCTCGGCGGTGCCCTCGCCGATGCCTCGCTGGAGTCCGCCCTGGACCTGACGGGTCCGCAGGCGGTGCGCCCGTTCGTGGTCGGCGGGCTCGTCGACCGCGGCCGCACGGTGCTCGCCGTGACCGCCACCTCGCGCGAGGCGGAAGACCTCGTCGACGAGCTGGCCGACCTCGTCGACCCCGACACGGTCGCCTACTACCCGAGCTGGGAGACCCTGCCGCACGAGCGGCTCAGCCCGCGCAGCGACACCGTCGGCCGCCGACTGGCGGTGCTGCGCCGGCTGCGCCACCCCGGCACCGACGCCGCCAACGGCCCGCTGAAGGTCGTCGTGGCGCCGATCCGCAGCATCCTGCAGCCGCAGGTGCCGGGGCTGGCCGACATCGAGCCGGTCGAGCTGGCGCCGGGCGACACCCGGGCCCTCGAGGACGTCGTGCGCGGCCTCGCCGACGCGGCGTACTCCCGGGTCGACATGGTCGAGCGACGCGGCGAGTTCGCTGTCCGCGGCGGCATCGTCGACGTCTTCCCGCCCACCGAGGAGCACCCGCTCCGCGTCGAGTTCTGGGGCGACGACGTCGAGGAGATCCGCGCGTTCTCCGTCGCCGACCAGCGCACCCTCGAGACGGTCCCGCGGCTTTGGGCCCCGCCGTGCCGCGAGCTCCTGCTCACCGAGGAGGTGCGCCGCCGCGCCGCCGCGCTGGGCCAGGCCCACCCGCAGCTGCTGGAGCTCACCGACAAGATGGCCGCCGGCATCGCCGTGGAGGGCATGGAGTCGCTCGCCCCGGCGCTCGTCGACTCGATGGAGCTGCTCGTCGACCTGCTGCCCCCCGACACGACCGTCCTGGTGCTCGACCCCGAGCGGGCGCGCACCCGCGCCCACGACCTCGTCGCCACCAGCGAGGAGTTCCTCGGCGCCTCGTGGGCCGCGGCCGCCGGCGGCGGCACCGCGCCCATCGACCTCGGGGCCGCGTCCTACCGCGAGATCGCCGACGTGCGCCAGCACGCCATCGGCCTCGGCCTTGCCTGGTGGTCGGTCAGCCCCTTCGGCATCGACGACGAGGGCGCACCGGTCGATGGTCAGACCGCGGGGGTGCCGAGCCGGCTGCTGCCCACCCACGCAGCCGACGCCTACCGCGGCGACCTCCAGAAGGCCGTCGACGACATCCGGACCTGGGTCACCGACGGCCTCGACGTCGTCGTCGTCCACGCCGGCCACGGCCCGGCCAACCGCTTCGTGGAGCTGCTCGGGGAGAACGACATCGCCGCGCGCGTGGTCGAGGAGGGCGCGACGGCCGGTCCCGGCGTCGTCACCGTGACGTGCGGCCACCTGGTCCACGGCCTGGTCGACGACTCCGCCGGGGTCGCGGTGCTCACCGGCGACGACCTGTCGGGCCAGAAGGCCTCGACGCGCGACATGCGCAAGATGCCCGCACGCCGCAAGCGCCAGATCGACCCGCTCGAGCTCACGGCCGGCGACTACGTCGTCCACGAGCAGCACGGGGTGGGGCGCTTCGTGGAGATGAAGCAGCGCGAGATCGGCGGTGCGGTCCGCGAGTACCTCGTCCTGGAGTACGGCCCGAGCAAGCGCGGCGGCCCCAACGACATGCTCTACGTCCCGGCCGACACCCTCGACCAGGTCACCCGCTACGTCGGCGGCGAGAACCCGAGCCTCGACCGGCTCGGCGGCGGCGACTGGACCAAGCGCAAGAACAAGGCGCGCAAGGCGGTGCGCGAGATCGCGGCCGAGCTGATCAAGCTCTACGCCGCCCGACAGGCCACCGAGGGGCACGCGTTCGGCCCGGACACGCCGTGGCAGCGCGAGCTCGAGGACGCCTTCCCGTTCACCGAGACCGTCGACCAGCTCACCACGGTCGACGAGGTCAAGGCCGACATGCGCCGCGTGGTCCCGATGGACCGCCTCGTGTGCGGTGACGTCGGCTACGGCAAGACCGAGATCGCGGTGCGCGCGGCGTTCAAGGCGGTGCAGGACGGCAAGCAGGTCGCCGTGCTGGTGCCCACGACGCTGCTCGTCACCCAGCACCTCTCGACCTTCTCCGAGCGGATGTCGGGCTTCCCGGTCGTGATCAAGGGCCTGTCGCGGTTCCAGACCGACAAGGAGGCCAAGGAGGTCATCGAGGGGCTCGCGGACGGATCGATCGACATCGTCGTCGGCACCCACCGCCTGCTCAACCCCGACATCCGGGTGAAGGACCTCGGCCTGATCATCGTCGACGAGGAGCAGCGCTTCGGCGTCGAGCACAAGGAGCAGATGAAGCGGATGCGCACGTCGGTCGACGTGCTGTCGATGAGCGCGACGCCGATCCCGCGCACCCTGGAGATGGCCGTCACCGGCATCCGCGAGATGTCCACCATCACCACCCCCCCGGAGGAGCGGCACCCGGTCCTGACCTACGTCGGCGCCTACGAGGACCGCCAGGTCGTCGCGGCCGTGCGGCGTGAGCTGCTGCGCGAGGGCCAGGTCTTCTACATCCACAACCGGGTGCAGTCGATCGAGAAGGCGGCCGCGCGGATCAAGGAGCTGGTGCCCGAGGCCCGCGTGGCCACCGCGCACGGCCAGATGAACGAGCGCCAGCTCGAGCAGGTCATGGTCGACTTCTGGGAGAAGCGCTTCGACGTCCTGGTGTGCACCACGCTCGTGGAGTCCGGGCTCGACGTGTCCAACGCCAACACCATGATCATCGAGCGCTCCGACACCCTCGGCCTGTCGCAGCTGCACCAGCTGCGCGGCCGCGTGGGCCGCTCGCGGGAGCGGGCGTACGCCTACTTCCTCTACCCCGCGGAGAAGCCGCTCACCGAGACCGCCCACGAGCGGCTCGCGACGCTGGCCCAGCACTCCGACCTCGGCGGCGGCATGGCGATCGCGATGAAGGACCTCGAGATCCGCGGCGCCGGCAACCTGCTCGGCGGCGAGCAGTCCGGGCACATCGCCGACGTCGGCTTCGACCTCTACGTCCGGCTCGTCGGCGAGGCCGTCGCCGACTTCAAGGGCGGCACCGAGGAGGAGCTGGCGGAGGTCCGCATCGAGCTGCCGGTCGACGCCCACCTGCCCCACGACTACATCCCCTCGGAGCGGCTGCGCCTCGAGATCTACAAGCGGCTGGCGGAGGTGCGCTCCGACGCCGACGTCGACGAGGTGCGCGCCGAGCTCGTCGACCGCTACGGCACGCCGCCGGAGGTCGTGGAGTCGCTGCTGGTCGTGGCGCGATTCCGCGCCCGGTGCCGGGAGGTCGGGGTCAAGGAGGTCACGCTCGCCGGCAAGTACGTCCGGTTCGCCCCGGTCGACCTGCCCGAGTCGCGGGTGGTCCGGCTGCAGCGGCTCCACCCGCGCAGCATCGTCAAGGCGCCGATCAGCACCATCCTCGTGCCGCGCCCGCAGCCGTCCGGCTTCCCCGTGCAGCCCGTTGCGGGCGTCGCCCTGCTTGAATGGGCCCGGAGTGTGATCGACGACATCATCGACGTGCCGGCGCCCGCCGCGCCGGCCGCCGCGAGCAAGGAGTGA
- a CDS encoding MazG nucleotide pyrophosphohydrolase domain-containing protein, with translation MDADGSALEAFADQMRVLQRECPWKRQQTHTSLIPYVREEAEEVVEAIESGDPAALCDELGDLLLQVVIHAVIAEEAGEFTLDDVARGVFAKMERRNPHVFGDAVATDVAQVEALYDAAKAAEKAEKAAGRTAGAGHPGDATRRPD, from the coding sequence GTGGACGCGGACGGCTCGGCGCTGGAGGCCTTCGCCGACCAGATGCGGGTGCTGCAGCGCGAGTGCCCGTGGAAGCGTCAGCAGACCCACACCTCGCTCATCCCGTACGTCCGTGAGGAGGCCGAGGAGGTCGTCGAGGCGATCGAGTCCGGCGACCCCGCCGCGCTCTGCGACGAGCTCGGCGACCTGCTGCTGCAGGTGGTCATCCACGCCGTGATCGCCGAGGAGGCGGGGGAGTTCACCCTCGACGACGTCGCGCGCGGGGTGTTCGCGAAGATGGAGCGGCGCAACCCGCACGTCTTCGGCGACGCCGTCGCGACCGACGTCGCGCAGGTCGAGGCGCTCTACGACGCGGCCAAGGCAGCGGAGAAGGCGGAGAAGGCGGCAGGGCGCACGGCCGGCGCCGGACACCCCGGCGACGCCACGCGCCGACCTGACTAG
- the eno gene encoding phosphopyruvate hydratase, translated as MSIISAVGAREILDSRGNPTVEVEVLLEDGAFGRAAVPSGASTGQFEAVELRDGGDRYLGKGVQKAVDGVIDDIAGAVVGLDADDQRLVDQVMLDLDGTPNKAKLGANAILGVSLATAKAAAESAGLPLFRYVGGPNAHLLPVPMMNILNGGAHADSNVDVQEFMIAPIGAPTFREALRQGAEVYHALKSVLKKKGLSTGLGDEGGFAPNLESNRAALDLIAEAVQAAGLTLGTDIALAMDVAASEFHDNGSYTFEGAAKSTDEMVAYYAELVGAYPIVSVEDPLDEEDWDGWKAITDALGDKTQLVGDDLFVTNVERLQRGIDGGQGNAMLVKVNQIGSLTETLDAVELAHRAGFRNMMSHRSGETEDTTIADLAVATNCGQIKTGAPARSDRVAKYNQLLRIEDELGDAARYAGARAFPRFRG; from the coding sequence ATGTCCATCATCTCTGCCGTCGGCGCCCGCGAGATCCTCGACTCGCGCGGCAACCCCACCGTCGAGGTGGAGGTGCTGCTCGAGGACGGAGCGTTCGGTCGCGCCGCGGTGCCCAGTGGCGCGTCCACCGGCCAGTTCGAGGCGGTCGAGCTGCGCGACGGCGGCGACCGGTACCTCGGCAAGGGCGTCCAGAAGGCCGTCGACGGCGTCATCGACGACATCGCCGGCGCGGTCGTGGGCCTCGACGCCGACGACCAGCGCCTCGTCGACCAGGTCATGCTCGACCTCGACGGCACGCCCAACAAGGCAAAGCTCGGCGCCAACGCGATCCTCGGCGTCTCGCTCGCCACCGCGAAGGCGGCCGCGGAGTCGGCCGGCCTGCCGCTCTTCCGCTACGTCGGCGGCCCTAACGCCCACCTGCTGCCCGTCCCGATGATGAACATCCTCAACGGTGGCGCCCACGCCGACTCCAACGTCGACGTGCAGGAGTTCATGATCGCGCCGATCGGCGCGCCCACCTTCCGCGAGGCGCTGCGCCAGGGCGCGGAGGTCTACCACGCGCTCAAGTCGGTGCTGAAGAAGAAGGGTCTCTCGACCGGCCTCGGCGACGAGGGCGGCTTCGCGCCGAACCTGGAGTCCAACCGCGCCGCGCTCGACCTGATCGCCGAGGCCGTGCAGGCCGCCGGCCTCACGCTCGGCACCGACATCGCGCTGGCGATGGACGTCGCGGCGAGCGAGTTCCACGACAACGGCTCCTACACCTTCGAGGGCGCGGCGAAGTCGACCGACGAGATGGTCGCCTACTACGCCGAGCTGGTCGGGGCGTACCCGATCGTCTCGGTCGAGGACCCGCTCGACGAGGAGGACTGGGACGGCTGGAAGGCCATCACCGACGCCCTCGGCGACAAGACCCAGCTGGTCGGCGACGACCTGTTCGTCACCAACGTCGAGCGGCTCCAGCGCGGCATCGACGGCGGCCAGGGCAACGCGATGCTGGTCAAGGTCAACCAGATCGGCTCGCTCACCGAGACCCTCGACGCGGTCGAGCTCGCCCACCGCGCGGGCTTCCGCAACATGATGAGCCACCGCTCGGGCGAGACCGAGGACACGACGATCGCCGACCTCGCGGTCGCCACGAACTGCGGCCAGATCAAGACCGGCGCGCCGGCCCGCTCCGACCGCGTCGCGAAGTACAACCAGCTGCTGCGCATCGAGGACGAGCTGGGTGACGCGGCTCGCTACGCCGGGGCGCGCGCGTTCCCGCGATTCCGGGGCTGA
- a CDS encoding FtsB family cell division protein yields the protein MPSQRRTPRSGPGGNGSRGPGQGGSTRPGVRGPRPRAAGTRPAASRPTETFAAVPASPRPRSSARRPRLTGRAAVLVLVLAVLTVSYASSLRAYLQQRSHIGDLKSQIAEREASIDALEREKSRWDDPAYVKAQARARFGYLMPGESGFEVIGPDGKPLEAQATLNDPDEVIKTVPKAWWSAAWESMELAGNPPPPEEQPADVIDGTKQ from the coding sequence ATGCCTTCCCAGCGCCGTACGCCCCGGAGCGGGCCCGGCGGGAACGGCTCCCGTGGTCCGGGGCAGGGCGGCTCCACGCGGCCCGGCGTGCGCGGTCCCCGACCGCGCGCCGCCGGGACGCGTCCGGCTGCCTCCCGCCCGACCGAGACGTTCGCGGCCGTCCCCGCCTCGCCGCGACCCCGCAGCAGCGCCCGCCGGCCGCGCCTCACCGGCCGCGCCGCGGTGCTGGTGCTGGTGCTCGCCGTGCTCACGGTGTCCTACGCCTCGTCGTTGCGCGCCTACCTGCAGCAGCGCTCCCACATCGGCGACCTGAAGTCGCAGATCGCCGAGCGGGAGGCCAGCATCGACGCCCTCGAGCGGGAGAAGTCGCGCTGGGACGACCCGGCCTACGTCAAGGCCCAGGCCCGGGCCCGCTTCGGCTACCTGATGCCCGGCGAGTCCGGCTTCGAGGTGATCGGCCCCGACGGCAAGCCGCTCGAGGCCCAGGCGACGCTCAACGACCCCGACGAGGTCATCAAGACCGTGCCCAAGGCATGGTGGAGCGCCGCGTGGGAGTCGATGGAGCTCGCCGGCAACCCACCCCCGCCCGAGGAGCAGCCCGCAGACGTGATCGACGGTACGAAGCAGTGA
- a CDS encoding DUF501 domain-containing protein, whose translation MDEADERVVQAQLGRRPSGIDSIGHRCPCGNPDVVTTEPRLPNGTPFPTTFYLTCPRAASRIGTLEGSGVMKEMQERLGTDEELASAYRAAHERYLEARAEVGERAGLDVPEIAGITAGGMPDRVKCLHVLAGQSLAMGRGVNPLGDEVLDALGDWWASGPCVSVEADEAP comes from the coding sequence ATCGACGAGGCCGACGAGCGCGTCGTCCAGGCCCAGCTCGGTCGGCGTCCGAGCGGCATCGACTCGATCGGGCACCGCTGCCCGTGCGGCAACCCCGACGTGGTCACGACCGAGCCGCGGCTGCCCAACGGCACGCCGTTCCCGACCACCTTCTACCTCACCTGCCCGCGGGCGGCCTCGCGCATCGGCACCCTCGAGGGGTCGGGCGTGATGAAGGAGATGCAGGAGCGCCTCGGCACCGACGAGGAGCTCGCCTCCGCCTACCGGGCGGCCCACGAGCGCTACCTCGAGGCGCGCGCCGAGGTCGGTGAGCGTGCCGGGCTCGACGTGCCCGAGATCGCGGGCATCACCGCCGGCGGGATGCCCGACCGGGTCAAGTGCCTCCACGTCCTCGCCGGCCAGTCGCTGGCCATGGGCCGCGGCGTCAACCCGCTGGGCGACGAGGTCCTCGACGCCCTCGGCGACTGGTGGGCGTCCGGACCCTGCGTGAGCGTCGAGGCCGACGAGGCACCGTGA